The following are encoded together in the Ovis canadensis isolate MfBH-ARS-UI-01 breed Bighorn chromosome 2, ARS-UI_OviCan_v2, whole genome shotgun sequence genome:
- the LOC138434326 gene encoding large ribosomal subunit protein eL43 — MAKRTKKVGIVGKYGTRYGASLRKMVKKIEISQHAKYTCSFCGKTKMKRRAVGIWHCGSCMKTVAGGAWTYNTTSAVTVKSAIRRLKELKDQ; from the coding sequence ATGGCGAAACGCACCAAGAAGGTCGGAATCGTGGGCAAGTACGGGACCCGTTATGGTGCCTCCCTCAGAAAAATGgtgaagaaaattgaaatcagcCAGCATGCCAAGTATACCTGCTCCTTCTGTGGcaaaaccaagatgaagagaagaGCTGTGGGCATTTGGCATTGTGGTTCCTGCATGAAAACAGTAGCTGGTGGTGCCTGGACCTACAATACCACTTCTGCTGTCACAGTCAAGTCCGCCATCAGAAGACTGAAGGAACTGAAGGACCAGTAG